In Juglans regia cultivar Chandler chromosome 13, Walnut 2.0, whole genome shotgun sequence, the DNA window ATCTCCCTGTCTTAGGCCTCGTGTGTTATGAAAAAAACCAGCTGGACTGCCATTTATCAACATTGAGAATTTCACCGTTGATATGCACCAACGAATCCACGACCGTCACCTCTTCCCAAAACCACACATCCCAAGAAGGTagagaagaaaatctcaattaaCGTGATCATACGCCTTCTCTATGTCTAGCTTGCAAATGATCTCTGTTGTGCCAGTCTactatccagacattcattggcaataagaACTGCATCTAGGATCTGTCTCCCTTCTACAAAAAcattttggggttttgtaaTGATCTTCTCTTAAACCTCACTTAGACGGTTCGCAAGCACTTTGAATATTATCTTGTATATCCCATTCGCTAAGCTTATGGGCCAAAACTCCTTAACCTCCGCAGCCACCACCTTCTTTGGTATCAATGCAAGAAAAGTGGTGttaaagattttttcaaattttccaaccgAGAATTGCTCCTGAAACACCCTCAtaagattttcttttaacacttcccaacaagtttgaaagaaacccatagagaaaccatcaggCCTCGGTGCATTGTCTTTAAACATTTTCCTCACTACATCGTAAACCTCTGCCTCCTCAAAGGCCCTCTCCACCTGAGATACATCATTCGGCCCAATGGAGTCAAAAGCAAGACCATCAAGGGTCAGTCGCCATCTCGCCTGCTCGGTTAGTAGCTGctcaaaaaaaatcaactacaTGATTGTGGATTACTTGCTCTTCCCTACACTCAACACCGtcaattttcagcatctcaatgttGTTGTTTCTCCTATGGTAGTCAACTACATGATTGTGGATTACCTGCTCTTCCCTACACTCAACACTGtcaattttcagcatctcaatgttGTTTCTCTATATATGTAAAGAATTTTTAGTTAACTGAGGATATGAGGCACGATTTTCTTCATTGCATCAATGCTTTAAAAATCACCTattgctctctctcttcgtTGCACTAAGCAAAGTTATCTTGTGACTGTTGGAGTTTTGCATTGTTTTTTCTCGGTTTGATGAGTAGCTAAAATCTTATGGTACTCAAGTTGtgtgaaatttctttgtgaatgaacattgtaaTGGTTTTTGAGCAccaattttctcttttattgcattttattttcttattaaataacCCCAATTTACTATAGGCCGAGACGGAGAGGGAAGCAGGAGCTAACAAAGGTGTCTCAGACAAGCAGATTCGTCTGAAGATCTTTTCACCAAATGTTCTTGATATCACACTTGTAGATCTACCTGGTATAACAAAGGTTCCTGTTGGTGACCAGCCCTCTGATATTGAAGCACGAATTAGGACAATGATCATGTCATACATTAGGACACCAAGTTGTCTAATTCTGGCTGTTACACCAGCAAATTCAGATTTAGCAAATTCCGATGCGCTTCAGATTGCAGGAAATGCTGATCCTGATGGTGAGTTCTGGAGTGAGAAAAAATATCTTCTTTGGTATGCCGTTGTCTTCGTTttgttattttacatgtatttacttgacttttaagttttaattttccAATGGCAGGTCATAGAACCATAGGTATAATCACAAAGGTATATTATTTCTTAACTTGACTttcaattgtaaaaaaaaaagtcctacTTTCTCtgctattgatttttttttcaaacattggCAAACCGTGATCATTTTCTGATGAGGTTTGGTGTTTATCTATATGATTTTAGTTGGATATTATGGATAGAGGTACTGATGCCCGTAATTTATTGCTTGGAAAAGTGATTCCCCTCCGACTTGGATACGTGGGAGTTATAAATCGTAGTCAAGAGGTAATTATGTAGCTTTTGGGAGATGTACAAATGTGTCTTAATAAAATCCTTTAAATTAGCTTTTCCTTGTGGGTCAAGACTGAGATGGACAACGTAGCATGCAAGGCTAGTTTGCTAGTAGGATAAGGTCCTAATTCTATGTTCAATTTAATGATTTGAACAGGATATTATGCTCAACCGAAGTATCAAAGATGCTATTGCTGCCGAGGAAAAGTTCTTCCGCAGTCGTCCAGTATGTCCATGTCATCCCATATTATTCAGTGCTTCAtataaattccattaaaaaatagtagacttgattttcttcttcttattagGTATATAATGGTCTAGCTGATCGATGTGGCGTTCCTCAGTTGGCAAAGAAGTTGAACCAGGTAGGATTTTGCAAAACACAATTCACTAAGTTGTGTTTAGTGAATATGCAAGAAACTGCAGCTTGAGTGCACATGCATATGCACACACCCCTCTTCCCCTCTCTTGGCCCCCTTTCCATATGACACAGTTGGACAATTATTTTGCCCCCTTCTAAGTTAATGTGATTCTGGAAACTTCATGGTATTTTTGTGCCATGAATGctaacttatggttttaattCATAAATCCCCTATTAACATGAGATTCATTGTGTATATTCATTTGCAGATTCTTGTACAGCACATTAAGGCAGTGCTTCCAGGGCTGAAGTCACGCATAAGCTCGGCATTGGTTTCCATTGCCAAGGAGCATGCAAGCTATGGAGAAATCACGGAATCAAAGGCATGTTTTGTTATGTCGAGAGTGCATGCAACTTTGGTTGACATAATTTTTCAACCGATTGTATCTATGTTGCTTGTCCTGAGGTTATAGGTTTTGCCATAGGCATAACAGTGGAatgtaaatttttcatttcatgctAAGTGTGATCCAATGTTGTGTATGGTATGGAATGATCCAGCGTTGTGTATAGTATGGAATATTGGAGTTTGaacctttttttgtttgttcaatTTGTCACGGCTTTTTTTTTCgtaaacaagaattttattgatgaaatagGGCATAGACCAAGTACACGAGGTACAAGAGCAAATTTTGTCACTGCTTGATGTTCATaaattgttatttaattttaacttactTGAAATCTTCTGTTGGCTACCTTTTAATGCTTTGCTTATACTTATTCAAACCAGTCCactagtggatttttttttaaaaatatttttaccgaTTGCTACATTTTATACCCCTTCACACACAATAAGCTGTTCTAGCTCCTTGTATTTTGCCCTTCCTCTGATCTAGTTTCCTCTCTGCAATTCTAGGTAATGGATTGATTGAATAATTTCCAGATGTCATTGCTTGATTTCGTAATCTGCTCTTTATCCACTTAGTTGGAAGCTTCTTTTTGGTTACTCATGTTTTGCAAGTTGCTACAGTTCCAAGTTTTTGCTCTTCTGGCATCCTGCTTTTATGTTATATGACTATTTCCCATATACTAACTCACTTCTTCAATCCAATAGGCTGGCCAGGGAGCTCTTCTTCTTAACATTCTTTCAAAGTACTCTGAAGGTAAATATGTTTGTGTAGTTTTTGTTGTCTTTAACTCTCAATAGTGCTATCAAACTAATGTTCTGAGCCATGTCTATATCCTGTTTGGGTCATTGATTGTGtcattttttaattctcatgAACAGCATTTTCTTCAATGGTGGAggggaaaaatgaagaaatgtcAACATCTGAGTTGTCTGGCGGAGCAAGAATTCATTATATATTTCAGTCGATCTTTGTCAAGAGTTTAGAGGTGTGTTTCGATAGCTGCAGTTACTTTCCCTGTGACCCTTCCCCCACCCACCCACCCCAATGCATATAGGTTTGGGGGTGTGATTGCATGGTACTTCTTTCAATTATTGTTCTTTTGCTATAATCATTGGCTAATAATCTGTACCACCGACATACCATTCTATGTGAAAAACTGTAAATGGTTATTAGAGTTGCATTTTtgctctattttcttttgtgcaaGTAAAATTTTTGTTCACTAAAATTAGATCACATTGCGAGCAAACACTTAACCGAGGACAACTATTATccagatatatatacacatacatgcATGATGTCTTTCACCGAACATATTCTTAAACCAATTACCAGTCAATTATCTCTCTTACAAAGTTACTTCTGACTGCCACCCAATGCGACTATTTATCGTGTAGCTAATCTCTGTATAATCCTACAATTAGTAAATCTCTTTCACTCTCTTCTTGCATTCATATCTCTTCTGATTGTCTACTCATTATGAAACCTCAAAAATTCCTTCCCCACATGTAATTGTATACCATAACtactgacaaaaaaaaattgtataccATAGCTGTAAAAATGACCTTTGGTATGTTTTTTTCCCCATAAGCAAACAGGGAAGGAGGGGGCAACCTGAGGTGGCTTCCCTACTTGGATGCGTCATACCATTACTAATGCATCGGACCCCATCATAACTTTGCAGTAAGCGTGCTTGGGTGAGAGTAGTACTAGAATGGGTGACCTTTGGCATGCTTGTCACAAGAAACTTCCCTCTCATGCACCCTACAACCAGAGTTTACAAATCTGCCACCAAATATAGAATTTCCTCCATTGTTATATTTGGTTTTGTGTTCACCctgtaaaatgaattttattttcattgaatGATTGTAGTGTGAGGCAATCACTATACTTGTTgaataaagttatttttcatGAGTCAGGCTCCCATGGGTGATGTAATTAATTCCATTTTGGTACCTGGGAAAGGGTGCTGGATTTTTATCTGATGCCAACTGTCTCTGGTGCAATTTGATCTCTCTTGCAGGAGGTGGATCCATGTGAGGACCTAACTGATGATGACATTCGGACTGCCATTCAGAATTCAACTGGCACTAGATCCGCATTGTTTGCTCCGGAAGTaggtctttcttttttttttaaagaaaaaacttatttaatatcatgctgttaattaatttcttacttTTTGTGTATTAGGTGCCATTTGAGGTTATTGTTCGAAGGCAAATAGCACGTTTATTGGATCCAAGCCTTCAGTGTGCCAGGTTCATATATGATGAATTAATAAAGGTGGGAGATTTCTCATGTCCTATATCTGGTGGTCTCACAACTGAAGCACTTATAAATCTTGATCTCAAATTAACACAGTTCTCTTCTCAGATTAGCCACCGTTGTCTAGTGAACGAGCTGCAGAGATTTCCTGTTTTGAGAAAGCGCGTGGATGAAGTTATTGGCAACTTTCTGCGAGAAGGCCTTAAACCCTCGGAAACAATGATTGGGCACATCATTGAGATGGAGGTATATTGAGTTCAAGATACAAGTTTATGCTCTAGACTAataatgcataaattatgtaaataatactttttttactCTCCTTTTCATTATAGGGCcttctaataaattttttccACTAGAAACGGATAACGGttaatgattttcaatttttccacACCATGACTTGTATTTCTCGTGTCAGTTGACAGTAATGAACTTATCTGTCAATACTAGTCAATTTCTACCTGCGCTTATAAGCACCTGCAAAACATGTATGAATATGCCCTATCTAAATAATGTGTAACATAAAACACTATTGGTAGTGgcataagatttatatatttcgGCATATGGCTATCTTGAGTGTGAGTCATTGCCTTAGTTTTCCCCCTTTTCTTTTGACATGGTAActgatcttttttttatattgacaTGGTAACTAATCTGATCTTGGATGGACATCTAATACTTGTGAGGTCAACAGTCAAAAGTTACAAGTCCTTTTGCCTACTTCTCTCGCTCATGTTATCGTCACAATTTCTACAATAAAGTTATTCATATTGCCTTCTGTCAATCTTTTACCATGCTTCCCCAGGATCTTTTATGATGTATTGACACTCTATGGACTTGTTGAGCCAGACAGGCCAATTACATTAAATTTAGTTATGATGTTTACGAATGCTTAGGATTTGTAATGTAATTGAATTTGCAGATGGACTACATAAACACTTCCCACCCAAATTTTATTGGGGGGAGCAAATCGGTAGAGATTGCAAAGCAACAACTTCCTAaggtttctcttcctctttccaGGCAAAAGGTAGACATCTGCTGTGCTTATAGTCATGTATGTTCTGCAATCAGTATTATCActcatttctccttttttcccccatattttgttttgaaaggaTGGTGTAGAGCCTGATAAGGTGCCAACATCTGAAAGAAGTGTGAAGTCTCGAGCCATTCTTGCCAGGCAAGCCAATGGTGTTGTGTCTGATCAGGTATGGAGAGTATATTTCTTCAATTTGGAAGGAATGAAATGCCTGgaattttgaagattgtgagaAGACAAAGGATGAACTTAGATCCTTGGTGCTAACTGACTCTTTATGTCTAGATGTCAGCTTAGAATAGTTATGGCTTTTCTAAGTATTTCTTATAGCTCTTAATTAGGTGTTTTTCTCTTATATGCGTTTTGTGTAGTTGGGCTTCACGTATTCCTATTCCTTAGAATTAGGGCTTATTTGGGAACATAAacaatcttatctcatctcataaaatttcttttccaaacatcattcaaacacaaatactttttcaaaattttcatctaattattacctaatcattacaacttttctaaacttcaaaaaaaaaaaaaaaaaaaacacaaaaaaaacccattttcaaattccaaaacaaaaataatattaaaaaatttcattctaaCATCCCCTTAATAACTTTATTTTACgtataaaaaattgagaaaatatatttgcaaccgtgaattgtgcaaccgccgCGTattcgctttgaaaaaagtgaataaaacatgacccacataaaaaaattaattttttaatagtggaccacactctttttcaaagcaattacgCGACGTTTGCACACTTcatggttgtatgtagaattactcgtcAAATGCTTTCTCTTGTATTCATCCTACGTACTCACCCCCCTATACTAAAGTTGTCTTATAAAGAAGCTGTCCCCCCTTTCCTCCCACTGCAACATAAGATAAACCAGTATACAAAACTATTACCCATACTTGTTATTATAGCTTAAAGCaacaaatcaatattttatgaaCAAAACTATTCAGTTTGTCtgatttgtttttgtgatttcTGTTGGATGACTGCAGGGGGTTAGGCCTGTAGCTGATGTTGAAAAAGTCCCATTGTCTGGTAATGAGTtagtttgatattttttccatAGTTGTTTTTTCTCTGATGATATATGTCTTGGACTTTCCATGCTCGTTTCTTTATCCTCAATGATGCAAATTGCATGAAAGTAGTTAGTACTAGGATttcaagattttataaaagttggaAGGATTGATAATTGATAGGAAATACGAGTGGTTCAAGTTGGGGAATTTCATCAATTTTTGGTGGAAGCGATAACCGTACTTCCGCTAAAGAAAGCTTGATGAACAAGTTGTTTAGCGAACCTGTTCACAGCCTGGAGCAAGCCATCTCTATAATCCAGTTGAGAGAGGTATACTTTATCTGTCTAGTATCTGTTGTGGCTTTCCAATATTCTCCCCCATGTTAATATTTTCTAATAgatacttttttatattctttaagCCACCAAGTGTGCTGAGGCCCACAGAAAATCAGTCAGATGAGGAGGCTATTGTAATTGTAGCCACAAAATTGCTGTTAAGATCATATTATGACATTGTTCGGAAGAACATTGAGGACTTTGTACCTAAAGCAATTATGCACTTCCTGGTATTCTCATCCTCTTCCCGTCATATAATgcagagttttattttttgccaATGTGCATTTGTTGGGATGGATTGTTGGGTTTGAGTGACCTTACGCAGCTTatataaaattcttttcataCTTGCAGATCTCCCCATCCTCCACCCCCTCCAAAAATTTAATATGATCatatctaaaaaaattgttCAGATTTCTGCTATAATTCAAAATCTAACCCAAATCTCATTATCCAtagtttgtgatttttaattGCTATAGACGCGTGCCCTATATTTACAAAATGGTAAGTATAgtggtactttttttttatatccggAAGTATGTTTATGATACCTTTTTTCTTGTATAgcacaatattaattatgaaaaatacttgttAGGCTCCCCAAAAGATGAATTTCTGAATCCGCCACTGCTTATAGGCATGTGAAAACAATGTTGACCATCTTTTATTTTGCTCAGCACTAAGTATCTTATGACAGCGTCAAATGATGGCAGGATTCCAACAATCAATAAAAATTGTACATGGCCTTGCTCTCTTATCATTATTTGTGTGGTGAAAGATTCCTCATTAGGCAATTTTGTCCATATTATTATTTAGGCTGTTATTGCTACATATCCAGGTAAACCATACAAAACGTGAGCTGCACAATGTTTTCATCAAAAAGCTTTACAGGTAAGTAGAGTAGCTTAGTCATATATAATCCTTTTACTTCAGAATATTCACTTGTTTGTCTGTGCTGATGATTGTGTTCCATGCATTTTATGATCAAATCAGAGAGAACCTATTTGAAGAGATGTTGCAGGAGCCAGAGGATTTAGCAATGAAGAGAAAGCGCACTCGAGAAACACTCCGAGTTCTTCAACAGGCTTTCCGGGTAATTGTTCCTGATTGGTAACCCACATCAGAGGGTTTAGTGAAATTGGGGTCTACAAATTCGCTTTTActgcatttaaaattttttaagactAGTGAAAATTGGGAGATTTGTGGACTTCATTGAGACTTGTTTTTGCACGTGTAGACATTGGATGAATTGCCTTTGGAAGCTGAGACAGTTGAGAAGGGTTACAGTTTGGGAGCTGATCCGACAGGGTTGCCAAAGATCCATGGAATGCCGTCATCGTCACTGTATTCTACAAGCAGTTCCACCGATTCGTACTCAGCTTCTCCTAAAATCTCAAAGTCCCGGAAGTCATCTCACTCGGGGGAGCTTCTGCAACCAATTTATGCCAACACAGATTCTAATGGAAGCGGACGCATGCACATGCCAGGTCTCTATCCAACGGTGGATCTGTAACGAATTTGACTGAGCGCATTAGTCCAAGTATTTGTTAATGCTATCAAGGcttttattattcatttgatTGCCCTGTCCAACTTTGGAGATGGTTGGAATTCGACCTGCCAGGGTGAGCTCATCGGGGGGGTCagcattttcttctaatttgaaTTGTGCAGGCCAGATACTGGTATTGCTctgttctttatttatttctattttgttaCTCAATTATAATATAGGTGATAATTGCATTGTTTACGAGGGACCAAAAAGAATAACGTGGAGCAGATAGTCCTGCTCTAGTCAGCAGCTGCAGCCATTGAAcgtgtacattttttttttgtcctttacAAGCTTTTTGGTTTGAGATATGTTTGAATTGTGATGGGTTTTGAGCCAATTGTATAATCAATCATCTTTGGAGTACCTTGTATTAGTACCATGCTCAGCTACCAGGTAGGAGGATAATACTGTACCCTTATCGATTCCAGTCGGCTCGGCTCCTTTGCTTTGCTCAAGAAACTCGCACGATacgatttgaaaaggttgtggGTATATGGTATCAAGATGTGTTTTTGTCTAAACCCTCATAAtccaccaacaaaaaaaaaaattggtttgcTCCAATCGCAATCAACCATGGGGAATCTCAGAATTCGCAATctaatttgaagaagaaataaattatgcaaatatTATTGCTGCAAAATCGAAGAAACGCACAAAACAGTGTTATTTTTTTCGAAGAGGATATACTAATTCACGtgaaacgaaaaagaaaagaaaaatagaggtgGGTTTCATTATGGCCCGGACATTTCTACACTCGAGACACATATAAGAAGTACTTCGAGAAAGTTAAATACACCGCGTTATATGTGCAGTCGgtcaaaataagttgaaactTACTACGGTTGAATCTAGATCGGTCAAACTTTTTTTCCCCTGCTATAATAACTGGAGTGGCACGGCAAGATTAGCAAGTAGCCACTCATCTTTCTGCAGTTACAGCTGAGTTATCACCATTAGCAGTGGAGACAATCTCTGCAACCGGAGTTACAGCATCCGACTCACTAGCATCACCATCACCCTGTGATAAACACCCGTGGAAAGAGGTGATGATAAAGGATAGAGAATCACTACACACCCACACccatatattttacaaatacatgtGGCCAAGTACCAGAAATTGCCTAGTGGAAGAAGGGTTCGAAGAAAGCAGAATGTTCTTCACAAGGGTTGTTACTCTACCTGTTCAGTTGCCTTCAAAGAAGGATCCTGGACACCCATAGTTGAAACCTTGGAAAGATCTCGTAAAACTCCCTGCAAAACTCAAGTTATTATAATGAGATCACTGAACATACCATGAATTAGTTTTGTGTGGGAAAAGAAGCATGTTTTCGTGCTCATTAAAAGTATTGGGAGAGAATGGATGTAGAAACAAAGAACACATTTTTCTCTTATCCTTCTGGATGGTCAGGGGAGCCAATTCAAGCACGTGATACAAAGgaacagataaaaaaaactatgatcCTACAACCTCATCCATTCTAACAATGTTCATTACAGAAGCCAAGAGAAAAGATCAAATCAAGGAGAAAGTGGAAGTGAAGGGTATAGACGGTAAATATAATTGAACCTGATAAATACTACAATAAACAGTCAAGGGTGAAGAACCGTGCAGCCTGTAGTGACCAATGCACTCAATATACATGGTTttttaaatatgcatatttccaatgaaaaagagaagaaaatcaaTCAGTATACTTTTTTGTAATTGCACAAACCTTGTTGGCCCACTTGAGCCCGCATGCATTACACAAAGTCCTTGGACCAGTTGGCCCTCTACGCATCATTGGAGTGGACTTTGAACTGATTCCACAATGTGTACATCTGCATAGAGCATCGCATCAAAGGTTTACAACATAAGAGTATCT includes these proteins:
- the LOC108983905 gene encoding dynamin-related protein 3A, whose protein sequence is MADETVSAQSPPASSAAAPLGHSVIPIVNKLQDIFAQLGSQSTIELPQVAVVGSQSSGKSSVLEALVGRDFLPRGSDICTRRPLVLQLLQTKRKPDGMEEEYGEFLHLPGKRFYDFSEIRREIQAETEREAGANKGVSDKQIRLKIFSPNVLDITLVDLPGITKVPVGDQPSDIEARIRTMIMSYIRTPSCLILAVTPANSDLANSDALQIAGNADPDGHRTIGIITKLDIMDRGTDARNLLLGKVIPLRLGYVGVINRSQEDIMLNRSIKDAIAAEEKFFRSRPVYNGLADRCGVPQLAKKLNQILVQHIKAVLPGLKSRISSALVSIAKEHASYGEITESKAGQGALLLNILSKYSEAFSSMVEGKNEEMSTSELSGGARIHYIFQSIFVKSLEEVDPCEDLTDDDIRTAIQNSTGTRSALFAPEVPFEVIVRRQIARLLDPSLQCARFIYDELIKISHRCLVNELQRFPVLRKRVDEVIGNFLREGLKPSETMIGHIIEMEMDYINTSHPNFIGGSKSVEIAKQQLPKVSLPLSRQKDGVEPDKVPTSERSVKSRAILARQANGVVSDQGVRPVADVEKVPLSGNTSGSSWGISSIFGGSDNRTSAKESLMNKLFSEPVHSLEQAISIIQLREPPSVLRPTENQSDEEAIVIVATKLLLRSYYDIVRKNIEDFVPKAIMHFLVNHTKRELHNVFIKKLYRENLFEEMLQEPEDLAMKRKRTRETLRVLQQAFRTLDELPLEAETVEKGYSLGADPTGLPKIHGMPSSSLYSTSSSTDSYSASPKISKSRKSSHSGELLQPIYANTDSNGSGRMHMPGLYPTVDL